One genomic window of Stieleria sp. JC731 includes the following:
- a CDS encoding sigma-70 family RNA polymerase sigma factor: protein MVEDFEQQEIRSRLMSGGQDAFAELFSVHRTRLKKLLFHHVDTRLRTRTDLSDILQEAYLDAFRRIEHFLKKPELSFYVWLRQITLQRLIDNHRAHLLAEKRSIKTEISLSQSAYSSKTSHAWALQIVESQLSPSQVVMHDEMVARVERALESMDATDREVLILRHFEELKNNEVAEVLNLSAAAASNRYVRALKRLRDVVLSHSGNQ from the coding sequence ATGGTCGAAGACTTCGAACAACAAGAGATACGCAGCCGCCTAATGTCGGGCGGACAGGATGCGTTTGCGGAATTGTTTTCGGTCCATCGCACACGCCTTAAGAAGCTGTTATTTCACCACGTGGACACACGCCTCCGGACTCGAACCGACCTTTCTGACATTTTGCAAGAAGCGTACTTGGATGCGTTTCGTCGGATCGAACATTTTCTGAAGAAGCCCGAACTGTCTTTTTACGTTTGGCTTCGCCAGATCACATTGCAACGGTTGATCGATAACCATCGCGCCCACTTGCTAGCTGAAAAACGCAGCATCAAAACGGAGATTTCGTTATCCCAATCCGCCTACAGCTCGAAGACATCTCACGCCTGGGCACTCCAAATCGTTGAAAGCCAGCTTTCGCCGAGCCAGGTGGTGATGCATGACGAGATGGTCGCACGAGTCGAGCGGGCATTGGAATCGATGGACGCGACGGACCGCGAGGTGCTTATCCTGCGACACTTCGAAGAACTGAAAAACAACGAAGTTGCCGAAGTACTCAATCTCTCAGCCGCTGCTGCCAGCAACCGATATGTGCGAGCGTTAAAACGACTTCGCGATGTTGTGCTGTCCCACAGTGGGAATCAATGA
- a CDS encoding phosphoribosylglycinamide formyltransferase: MSEKQSLPIAVFLSGGGRTLENLLVHRDQHGLPIDIRLVISSRSDVRGVDIAKDAGIETLVIRKRDHGEEDYCKAMFDPVRACGAKYVVMAGFLKHVMIPPDFENRVINIHPSLLPAFGGQGMYGHNVHSAAIKRGVTISGCTVHFVDNHYDNGPIILQRACEVTKEDTPDSLAARVFEQECQALPDAIRTLV, from the coding sequence ATGAGTGAGAAGCAATCGCTGCCCATCGCCGTATTCTTAAGCGGTGGTGGAAGGACTCTGGAGAATTTGTTGGTGCACCGTGACCAGCATGGTTTGCCGATCGACATTCGATTAGTCATCAGCAGCCGAAGTGACGTGCGCGGAGTTGACATCGCAAAGGATGCCGGAATCGAAACGCTTGTCATCCGTAAACGAGATCACGGCGAGGAGGATTATTGCAAAGCGATGTTCGATCCGGTCCGGGCTTGCGGTGCCAAGTACGTCGTCATGGCAGGCTTTCTGAAGCACGTGATGATCCCACCAGATTTCGAAAATCGGGTGATCAATATCCATCCGTCATTGTTGCCGGCGTTCGGTGGCCAAGGCATGTATGGTCACAACGTTCATTCAGCGGCGATCAAACGCGGTGTCACAATCAGTGGGTGTACCGTCCATTTCGTGGACAACCACTACGACAACGGCCCGATCATTTTGCAACGTGCCTGTGAAGTCACCAAGGAAGACACTCCAGACAGCCTAGCCGCAAGGGTGTTCGAGCAAGAATGCCAAGCCCTTCCCGACGCGATCCGAACATTGGTTTGA
- a CDS encoding alpha/beta hydrolase family protein, with translation MIRSGLAYSLAACLICFSAITIAQEKTNAQENTPKPNSADHTAEQSPPLKTLNGHFPFEVPSTAEQWEERRLQLQRRVLVGTGLWPLPEKTPLNPVFHGKIQRDGFTVEKVYFQSLPGHYVSGMLFRPSEDNSFGIVDGKRPAVLSPHGHGGRTMKLSDGELAKQLESGGEIFEKSGRYPKLARCAHLARMGCVAFIFDMVGYADSQQISYQIAHRHAEARPEETDRENPCFYSIEADLNLQSIMGLQTWNAIRSLDFLSELPDVDPDRLAVTGGSGGGTQTILLSAIDPRVKVAFPNGMVSTSMQGGCYCENCNYLRIGTGNVELAALFAPKPQGMTAADDWTKDMLADGYPELQKLYAMLGKPNNVMCGDLLKYPHNYNYVTRSMMYPWMAKHLGLIGDGLSGDVPLTESDFEPFTESEMAVYNDQHPAPKETGVEHERRVLNWWSRQNSRALSKTIPDPNSDKATEQLAQFREVVGGAWRVIFDRQLPDRSELVTEVMSDQTEEGVRLRRLLVSHPTWKSGVEMIELSSAKSGAKPKSIVVNPSHDGMQSKWLDSRTKVAFLENYPDSTLVVPFLLAPERREGELVQPLIDDPRSYSGFTFGYNRPLLVKRYDQTLCALASIERGSETNIRLVGQFPAVIAAGVFAADQVDELVLTNPSYRFGSVSHYRDADFVPGASKYFDLPGLVSLRAPHVIEVDGGEVPELVQQVYSAANAADAVRVSER, from the coding sequence ATGATTCGATCTGGACTGGCTTATTCTTTGGCGGCCTGCTTGATCTGCTTTTCCGCGATCACAATCGCTCAAGAAAAAACGAACGCTCAAGAAAACACGCCGAAACCGAATTCGGCTGACCACACCGCGGAACAGTCACCTCCACTAAAAACATTGAACGGCCATTTTCCGTTCGAAGTTCCCTCGACGGCTGAGCAATGGGAGGAACGCAGGCTTCAGCTTCAGCGTCGTGTCTTGGTTGGGACGGGGCTCTGGCCATTGCCCGAGAAAACTCCGCTGAATCCTGTCTTTCACGGCAAAATCCAGCGAGACGGATTCACCGTCGAGAAGGTGTATTTTCAGTCTTTGCCCGGGCACTATGTCTCGGGGATGTTGTTTCGCCCGTCAGAAGATAACTCGTTCGGGATCGTCGATGGGAAACGGCCCGCCGTCTTGTCGCCCCATGGGCACGGCGGACGAACGATGAAACTAAGCGATGGTGAGTTGGCAAAGCAGCTTGAAAGCGGCGGTGAGATATTCGAAAAGTCTGGACGCTATCCCAAACTTGCACGCTGTGCCCATCTTGCGCGAATGGGATGTGTGGCGTTTATTTTTGACATGGTGGGCTACGCCGATTCGCAGCAAATTTCTTATCAGATTGCCCATCGACACGCCGAAGCACGACCGGAGGAAACCGATCGGGAAAATCCCTGTTTCTACAGCATTGAAGCCGATCTGAACCTGCAGTCGATCATGGGTTTGCAAACCTGGAACGCAATCCGGTCACTGGACTTTTTGAGCGAGTTGCCCGATGTCGATCCAGATCGCTTGGCTGTAACCGGTGGCAGCGGCGGCGGAACGCAGACGATCTTGTTGTCCGCGATTGATCCTCGTGTCAAAGTCGCCTTTCCCAACGGAATGGTTAGCACCTCGATGCAAGGTGGATGCTACTGCGAAAACTGCAACTACTTGCGTATCGGAACCGGCAATGTCGAACTGGCGGCACTCTTTGCTCCGAAGCCACAAGGGATGACTGCCGCAGATGATTGGACCAAGGACATGCTTGCCGATGGCTATCCAGAGCTACAGAAGCTTTATGCGATGCTTGGAAAACCCAACAACGTGATGTGTGGCGATTTACTGAAGTACCCACACAACTACAACTACGTGACACGCTCGATGATGTATCCCTGGATGGCGAAACACCTGGGCCTAATAGGTGATGGCCTGTCGGGCGATGTACCGCTAACGGAATCCGATTTCGAGCCGTTCACTGAATCCGAGATGGCGGTTTACAACGATCAGCATCCCGCTCCGAAAGAAACCGGTGTCGAACATGAACGCCGAGTTTTGAATTGGTGGTCAAGGCAAAACAGTCGTGCTCTTTCCAAAACGATTCCCGATCCCAATTCCGACAAGGCCACAGAGCAGCTAGCTCAGTTTCGAGAAGTTGTAGGAGGTGCGTGGCGTGTCATCTTTGATCGTCAGCTACCCGATCGAAGTGAATTGGTGACAGAGGTGATGTCGGATCAGACCGAAGAGGGTGTCCGTCTACGCCGGCTCTTGGTTTCGCACCCAACGTGGAAGTCTGGTGTCGAGATGATTGAACTTTCTTCGGCCAAATCGGGGGCCAAGCCAAAGTCGATTGTCGTCAATCCAAGCCACGACGGGATGCAGTCGAAATGGTTGGATTCTCGGACGAAAGTCGCGTTCTTGGAAAACTATCCTGACTCTACTTTGGTCGTGCCGTTTCTGTTGGCACCAGAGCGTCGCGAGGGCGAGCTTGTTCAGCCTTTGATTGACGACCCGCGAAGCTATTCCGGATTCACGTTTGGTTACAACCGCCCGCTGCTAGTGAAGCGATATGATCAAACATTGTGTGCTCTGGCATCGATCGAGCGCGGCAGTGAAACCAACATCCGATTGGTCGGCCAGTTCCCTGCCGTGATCGCAGCCGGTGTGTTTGCAGCCGATCAGGTGGACGAGCTGGTGCTTACCAATCCGAGCTATCGATTTGGTAGCGTCAGCCACTATCGAGACGCCGATTTTGTGCCGGGAGCGTCCAAGTATTTCGATTTGCCAGGGCTGGTCTCCTTGCGAGCCCCGCATGTGATCGAAGTTGACGGCGGCGAAGTTCCCGAATTGGTGCAACAGGTTTACTCTGCCGCAAACGCGGCCGATGCGGTACGGGTTTCGGAGCGTTGA
- a CDS encoding DUF4254 domain-containing protein: MSGTSVAQQQLPTVAEITQLQIDTVAAWHEGPIENTYDGFLELVCRQHEFNYRLWHQEDIARSPSADDEKIAEVKRAIDKLNQARNDMIEKLDDAITETLQQLHIQPLANAPLNTETSGSAIDRLSIMSLRLYHYREQLERDDADAEHRNKVAARIDLCQQQHTDLSNSLQQLLDHIFDGKVCHKTYRQMKMYNDPSLNPEIYNA; this comes from the coding sequence ATGTCTGGAACTAGTGTCGCGCAGCAACAGCTACCCACCGTTGCTGAGATTACTCAACTGCAAATCGACACCGTTGCGGCATGGCATGAAGGGCCGATCGAGAATACCTATGATGGTTTTCTCGAATTGGTTTGCCGACAGCATGAGTTCAACTATCGGCTTTGGCACCAAGAGGACATTGCCCGTAGCCCATCGGCGGACGATGAAAAGATTGCCGAGGTAAAACGGGCGATCGATAAGCTCAATCAAGCTCGCAACGATATGATCGAGAAGCTCGATGATGCGATTACCGAGACGCTGCAGCAGCTTCATATTCAGCCGCTTGCGAATGCACCGCTGAACACCGAAACCTCTGGCAGCGCGATCGACCGTCTGTCAATTATGTCGCTGCGGCTGTATCACTATCGCGAACAGCTCGAACGTGATGACGCGGATGCCGAACATCGCAACAAAGTCGCGGCAAGAATCGATCTGTGTCAGCAGCAACACACCGATCTTTCGAATTCGCTTCAGCAATTGCTCGATCACATCTTCGATGGCAAAGTTTGCCACAAAACTTATCGGCAGATGAAGATGTATAACGATCCGTCATTGAATCCCGAGATCTACAACGCGTAG
- a CDS encoding dihydroorotate dehydrogenase electron transfer subunit, producing MSSLHAEYYADQLVQHQTELVQNELIAESTYRLRVACPAIADRCVPGQFVMIRLADVNAPLIGRAFAVWDVLPDADGTPTFVDLIYLKKGSFTTACAASPVGTKVSLWGPLGNGFANRQCDRLIMAVGGIGQTPMLLLGREALGTQSFGRAAGWAKHAEVIYGARRSSLHAGVEQFRSAGFDITLCTDDGSAGTQALVPDVLSERLQELDAKETVRVVTCGPEIMMEKVAEVCQKFRSEGRLIDCQVSMETPMACGIGICFSCVAKVKQDDGEWDYKRTCVEGPIFESDKIVW from the coding sequence ATGTCATCGTTGCACGCTGAATACTACGCCGACCAACTTGTTCAGCACCAAACCGAATTGGTGCAAAACGAGTTGATTGCGGAGTCCACTTACCGGTTGCGAGTGGCGTGCCCAGCGATCGCTGATCGCTGTGTTCCGGGGCAGTTTGTGATGATCCGACTCGCCGACGTTAACGCCCCACTGATTGGTCGAGCTTTCGCGGTCTGGGATGTCTTACCTGATGCGGACGGGACGCCCACCTTTGTTGATCTGATCTACCTTAAAAAGGGCAGCTTCACCACGGCGTGCGCGGCGAGTCCGGTTGGAACCAAGGTTTCACTTTGGGGACCACTGGGCAACGGTTTTGCCAACCGCCAATGCGATCGACTGATCATGGCCGTCGGAGGTATCGGGCAAACGCCAATGCTGTTGCTCGGCCGTGAAGCCTTGGGAACACAATCCTTCGGTCGTGCCGCGGGATGGGCAAAGCACGCGGAAGTGATTTACGGTGCAAGGCGAAGCTCGCTTCACGCAGGTGTCGAGCAATTTCGATCCGCCGGATTCGACATCACCTTGTGTACCGACGACGGGTCAGCCGGAACACAAGCCCTGGTACCTGATGTGCTCTCCGAGCGTCTGCAAGAGCTTGATGCGAAAGAAACGGTTCGAGTGGTTACCTGTGGCCCCGAAATCATGATGGAAAAGGTCGCCGAGGTATGCCAGAAGTTCCGCAGTGAAGGCCGGCTAATCGATTGCCAGGTTTCAATGGAAACTCCAATGGCCTGTGGCATCGGTATTTGCTTTTCGTGTGTTGCCAAAGTCAAGCAAGACGACGGCGAATGGGACTACAAACGGACGTGTGTCGAAGGCCCCATTTTCGAATCCGACAAAATCGTTTGGTAA
- the ilvN gene encoding acetolactate synthase small subunit — protein MSSPTQRHVLSSLVQNVPGVLAHISGMLASRGFNIDSLAVGATEDDTLSRMTFVVVGDDRVLEQVRKQLEKIVTVVRVIDVSSRDFVERDLLLVKVQATPGQKRAEIRELVDIFRGKIVDVGPDELMIEISGRENKVQAFIERIRPYGITELVRTGRVAMVRSDADLVVAEQTKATA, from the coding sequence ATGTCCAGCCCCACACAGCGACACGTTCTTTCCTCCTTGGTGCAGAACGTTCCCGGTGTGCTTGCCCACATTTCTGGGATGCTTGCCTCGCGTGGTTTTAACATCGACTCATTGGCAGTCGGTGCAACCGAAGACGATACGCTATCGCGAATGACGTTCGTCGTCGTCGGTGATGACCGAGTTCTCGAACAAGTTCGCAAGCAGCTGGAGAAGATCGTCACCGTCGTACGCGTGATCGATGTCAGTAGCCGAGATTTTGTTGAGCGTGATTTGTTGCTGGTCAAAGTCCAAGCAACGCCGGGCCAAAAGCGAGCCGAAATTCGTGAGTTGGTCGATATCTTTCGCGGCAAGATCGTTGATGTCGGACCCGATGAACTGATGATCGAAATCAGTGGTCGTGAGAACAAGGTCCAGGCATTCATCGAACGCATTCGACCCTACGGAATCACCGAGTTGGTCCGCACGGGGCGAGTCGCAATGGTACGTAGCGACGCCGACCTAGTGGTCGCCGAACAGACCAAGGCCACCGCCTAG
- the ilvC gene encoding ketol-acid reductoisomerase produces the protein MAAKVYYDNDADLSHLKGKTVAILGYGSQGHAQAQNLRDSGVNVIIGQRPGSANYDLAVSHGFKPLSIADATKQADVINILLPDEVQADVYKNDIQPNLEKGNVLMCSHGFNIHFQQIVPPTGIDTLLVAPKGPGHLVRSEYEKGGGVPSLIALGEDASEETKQIGLAYAKGIGGTRGGVIETSFKEETETDLFGEQVVLCGGVSELVKAGFETLVEAGYQPEMAYFECMHELKLIVDLLYQGGLSYMRYSISNTAEYGDYVTGPRIITPETKAEMKRVLTEIQNGTFARNWILENRGGAAFFKATRRQERDHGVEQVGRGLRKMMSWIEEKEV, from the coding sequence ATGGCTGCAAAAGTTTACTACGACAACGATGCCGATCTCTCGCACTTGAAAGGCAAAACTGTTGCGATCCTAGGCTATGGTTCGCAAGGTCACGCCCAAGCTCAGAACCTTCGCGATAGCGGCGTCAACGTCATCATCGGTCAACGTCCCGGTTCGGCTAACTATGACTTGGCCGTTTCGCATGGCTTCAAGCCATTGTCGATCGCCGATGCGACCAAGCAAGCTGACGTCATCAACATCTTGCTTCCAGATGAAGTGCAAGCCGACGTCTACAAAAACGACATCCAGCCAAACCTTGAAAAAGGCAACGTGCTGATGTGCTCGCACGGTTTTAACATCCACTTCCAACAAATCGTTCCTCCAACGGGAATCGATACTCTGTTGGTCGCTCCAAAGGGCCCCGGACACCTCGTTCGTAGTGAGTACGAAAAGGGTGGCGGTGTTCCATCGTTGATCGCTTTGGGTGAAGACGCTAGCGAAGAAACCAAGCAAATCGGTCTGGCCTACGCAAAAGGTATCGGCGGCACCCGTGGTGGTGTCATCGAGACTTCGTTCAAAGAAGAAACCGAAACCGATTTGTTCGGCGAACAGGTTGTGCTTTGCGGTGGCGTCAGCGAATTGGTAAAGGCTGGCTTCGAAACATTGGTTGAAGCCGGCTACCAACCTGAAATGGCTTACTTCGAGTGCATGCACGAGCTGAAGCTGATCGTCGATTTGCTGTACCAAGGCGGTTTGAGCTACATGCGTTACAGCATCAGCAACACCGCTGAGTACGGCGACTACGTCACCGGACCACGCATCATCACGCCTGAAACCAAGGCTGAAATGAAACGTGTTCTGACCGAAATTCAGAACGGTACCTTCGCACGGAACTGGATCTTGGAAAACCGTGGTGGAGCTGCATTCTTCAAAGCGACCCGTCGCCAAGAACGCGATCACGGTGTTGAACAAGTCGGCCGTGGCTTGCGAAAAATGATGTCCTGGATCGAAGAAAAAGAAGTCTAG
- a CDS encoding transposase has product MSQPQPLLQQWHQDRLSHEVILLSDEHQCVVDRVIRSHCDLRGWKLWAVSTRSNHVHVVVTAPDIEITRVRDQLKANGTRAVREIDRRFIGRPVWTTKGDIQVLRTETALEQALVYVEEAQDRMDRGK; this is encoded by the coding sequence ATGTCTCAGCCACAACCTCTACTTCAGCAATGGCACCAAGATCGATTAAGCCACGAAGTGATTTTGCTTTCGGATGAGCATCAATGTGTGGTCGATCGAGTGATCCGATCCCATTGTGACCTTCGTGGATGGAAACTTTGGGCCGTCAGCACACGAAGCAATCATGTGCATGTAGTCGTGACGGCCCCTGACATCGAGATCACTAGAGTACGCGATCAGCTGAAAGCGAATGGAACCAGAGCGGTACGAGAAATTGACCGTCGTTTTATTGGACGACCCGTTTGGACGACGAAAGGGGACATCCAGGTTTTAAGAACCGAGACCGCTCTAGAGCAGGCATTGGTCTATGTTGAGGAAGCACAAGATCGAATGGATCGAGGTAAGTAG
- a CDS encoding serine/threonine-protein kinase, with protein MVRSTEQREPVEVLCEQFLEQWRNGSGVSIEEFASRHEEAKDDILTLFPMMLAMESVKENRVKESSPRPVQLRVDRLEQLGDYRIIREIGRGGMAIVFEAEQQSLHRRVALKVFPAQAFEDSDHLIRFEREAKMVAGLYHHNIVPVYGTGEQDGLHYFVMQLIDGMTLDQFTKGVKCDQHDSRFEPLRELLSHRQSHSRETPKLESAERLIGDAGKPDGETTEELRRGRQYWHRIAHIGKQVAEALQYAHQKGILHRDIKPSNLILDADWRVWVTDFGLAHELTHDPISRTGDIVGTLPYMAPERLNGITDVRSDVYSLGLTLYELLTYQTAIGGISRSEIRRKVLDGDVPPPRSISKDIPKDLETIIMKAVMREPHSRYPTAQAFADDLDNYLHDRPIQARRTGSIDRLRRWSRRNPAAACMSFALLLCITVSMLMVTLQWRRAVAEGGRAESNLSLALHSMDRLLERFESDWMEHPSVLDSDQETGPAEMRFVVSDRSASVLQEALSFYEQFAEQNEGDPRLNRDTARAYRRVGGIYERLGHLRDAESAYRSELKTLQSMEETPSFERLVRITETYNRLAIVLNAEYRHKEAREQLFNAIGLLNNRDNEAPDSAKLRYMLALSNHNLGKVLWWLHAFRDSNVKHRSAIALLEKLVDEFPEETIYRHTLAKAYRDHRFSSFRNDRQTSRALEASAICILEDLVNDYPDVPDYRCELSELLEACSKFGSARPTEKEDQARRALELSEQLVAEYPAIPRYQASLARSLSTCGSLAARTSLEEAAPYHRRSVAIYSRLCKQFPNVYDYLMFTAHAIASHAECQLRLGNEEDARLAFRAAVSRQEKYLQMRPESFFGKKWLEGHLWTLVRLEKEAGRLESADFYRQKAKSLQRKQPSRSGDDES; from the coding sequence ATGGTAAGATCAACGGAACAGCGCGAACCGGTCGAAGTCCTCTGTGAACAGTTTCTAGAACAGTGGCGAAACGGCTCCGGTGTCAGCATCGAAGAATTTGCTTCGCGACACGAAGAAGCCAAGGATGACATCCTAACGCTTTTTCCGATGATGCTGGCGATGGAAAGCGTAAAAGAAAATCGGGTCAAAGAATCCTCACCGAGGCCGGTTCAGCTTCGCGTTGACCGCCTTGAACAACTGGGTGACTATCGGATCATTCGCGAAATTGGCCGTGGCGGAATGGCGATCGTCTTTGAAGCAGAACAGCAATCGCTGCATCGCCGCGTCGCCCTGAAAGTGTTTCCCGCTCAAGCGTTCGAAGACTCTGACCATCTGATCCGTTTCGAGCGAGAAGCCAAGATGGTCGCGGGGCTCTATCACCACAACATCGTTCCTGTCTATGGAACTGGGGAACAAGACGGACTGCATTACTTTGTGATGCAACTGATCGACGGGATGACCCTTGATCAATTCACCAAAGGCGTAAAATGCGATCAACATGATTCCCGCTTCGAGCCTTTGCGTGAACTGCTTTCACACCGCCAATCACATTCCCGCGAAACTCCCAAGCTAGAATCCGCAGAGCGTTTGATAGGCGATGCCGGCAAGCCAGACGGTGAAACCACTGAAGAACTTCGTCGCGGACGACAGTACTGGCACCGGATTGCCCATATCGGCAAACAAGTTGCCGAAGCATTGCAGTACGCCCATCAAAAAGGCATCCTTCATCGCGATATCAAACCATCAAATTTGATCTTGGATGCCGACTGGCGTGTTTGGGTAACCGACTTCGGACTGGCACATGAACTCACGCACGACCCCATCAGCCGCACCGGCGATATCGTGGGAACATTGCCCTACATGGCTCCCGAACGCCTCAACGGAATCACTGATGTCCGATCCGACGTCTACAGTTTGGGCCTGACGCTTTACGAGCTTCTGACATACCAAACAGCGATCGGCGGAATTAGCCGTAGCGAGATCCGGCGTAAGGTTCTTGATGGTGATGTCCCGCCGCCTCGATCGATCAGCAAAGACATTCCGAAGGATCTTGAAACGATCATCATGAAGGCGGTCATGCGCGAGCCACACTCGCGATACCCTACCGCCCAGGCATTCGCCGACGATCTCGACAACTATCTTCACGATCGTCCCATCCAGGCACGAAGGACCGGCTCAATCGATCGACTGCGACGATGGTCCCGGCGGAACCCTGCGGCCGCCTGCATGAGTTTCGCACTGTTGCTTTGTATCACCGTTTCCATGCTGATGGTGACCCTGCAGTGGCGACGAGCCGTAGCCGAGGGCGGCCGAGCGGAATCGAACCTTAGCCTCGCGCTGCATTCGATGGATCGATTGCTGGAAAGGTTCGAATCGGATTGGATGGAACACCCGTCGGTCTTAGATTCCGATCAAGAAACCGGGCCTGCGGAAATGCGGTTTGTCGTTTCTGATCGCAGCGCCTCGGTATTGCAAGAAGCCCTGTCGTTCTACGAACAGTTTGCCGAACAGAACGAAGGCGATCCAAGACTTAATCGTGACACCGCACGTGCGTATAGACGAGTGGGAGGGATTTACGAAAGGCTCGGGCACCTGCGTGATGCAGAGTCTGCCTACCGCAGCGAACTGAAAACGCTTCAGTCGATGGAAGAAACGCCCAGCTTCGAAAGGTTGGTAAGAATCACCGAGACCTATAACCGCCTGGCCATCGTGCTGAACGCGGAATATCGCCATAAGGAAGCTCGCGAACAACTGTTCAATGCCATCGGGCTGCTAAACAATCGCGACAACGAGGCACCCGACTCGGCGAAACTTCGCTACATGCTTGCACTCAGCAATCATAACCTTGGAAAAGTTCTCTGGTGGCTGCACGCATTCAGAGATAGCAACGTCAAACACCGATCGGCGATTGCCCTACTAGAAAAGTTGGTCGATGAGTTCCCTGAAGAAACCATTTATCGACACACACTCGCGAAAGCTTATCGCGACCACCGATTTTCGTCATTTAGGAACGACCGCCAGACCTCGCGAGCCTTAGAAGCATCCGCCATCTGCATTCTCGAAGACCTCGTCAACGACTATCCCGATGTCCCAGATTATCGCTGCGAGCTTAGTGAATTGCTGGAAGCATGCTCCAAGTTTGGCAGTGCACGACCAACCGAAAAAGAAGACCAAGCTCGCCGTGCACTTGAATTGTCGGAACAATTGGTCGCCGAATACCCAGCCATCCCGCGATATCAAGCATCACTCGCCAGATCGCTTTCGACCTGTGGTAGCCTCGCTGCAAGAACATCGCTGGAAGAGGCCGCTCCATACCACCGACGATCTGTCGCGATCTATTCTCGGCTGTGCAAGCAGTTCCCCAATGTCTACGACTACTTGATGTTTACCGCACACGCGATCGCATCCCATGCCGAATGCCAACTTCGGCTGGGCAATGAAGAAGATGCCCGCTTGGCATTCCGTGCTGCCGTTTCAAGACAAGAGAAATACTTGCAGATGCGTCCCGAATCTTTCTTCGGCAAGAAATGGCTCGAAGGACACCTGTGGACGCTGGTCCGGCTGGAAAAAGAGGCTGGCCGACTTGAATCGGCAGATTTCTACCGCCAGAAAGCAAAGTCGCTTCAACGCAAACAGCCATCGCGTTCAGGCGACGACGAGTCCTAG